A genomic segment from Glycine max cultivar Williams 82 chromosome 1, Glycine_max_v4.0, whole genome shotgun sequence encodes:
- the LOC100790854 gene encoding transcription factor MYC2 — MTEYRMNLWTDDNSSVMEAFMSSSDLSSLWLPTPQSAASTTTPGLETTRAPPPQSHSLLNQETLQQRLQTLIEGARESWTYAIFWQSSYDYSSGTSLLGWGDGYYKGEEDKVKAKGKTPKTTSSAEQDHRKKVLRELNSLISGPSASVDDVDEEVTDTEWFFLVSMTQSFVNGSGLPGQAFFNSSPVWVAGPDRLSESVCERAHQGQMFGLQTLVCIPSANGVVELASTEVIFQNPDLMNKVRDLFNFNNNPETGSWALNCVATTDQGENDPSSLWLNPEIRDSSTVAPPNSTVNKTLQFETPGSSTLTDTPSAAAVHVPKSNGQGFFSRELNFSNSLKPESGEILSFGESKKSSYNGSFFPGVVAIEENNKKRSPVSRSSIDDGMLSFTSLPAANIKSGSGGAGAGGGDSDHSDLEASMVKQADSRVMEPEKRPRKRGRKPANGREEPLNHVEAERQRREKLNQRFYALRAVVPNVSKMDKASLLGDAISYINELKLKLNGLDSEKGELEKQLDSAKKELELATKNPPPPPPPPPGLPPSNNEEAKKTTTKLADLEIEVKIIGWDAMIRIQCSKKNHPAARLMAALKDLDLEVHHASVSVVNDLMIQQATVNMGNKFYTQEQLLSALSSKVGDEQR, encoded by the coding sequence ATGACCGAGTACCGGATGAACCTGTGGACCGACGACAACTCCTCCGTCATGGAGGCCTTCATGAGCTCCTCCGACCTCTCCTCCCTCTGGCTCCCCACGCCGCAATCCGCCGCCTCTACTACCACTCCTGGACTGGAAACCACCCGAGCACCGCCGCCTCAGTCCCACTCCCTCCTCAACCAGGAGACCCTCCAGCAGCGCCTCCAGACACTTATCGAAGGCGCCCGAGAGAGCTGGACCTACGCAATCTTCTGGCAGTCTTCCTACGACTATTCCTCCGGCACCTCCCTTCTCGGCTGGGGAGACGGTTATTACAAGGGTGAGGAGGACAAAGTCAAAGCCAAAGGCAAAACCCCCAAAACGACGTCGTCCGCGGAGCAGGACCACCGCAAAAAAGTCCTCCGCGAACTCAATTCCTTAATCTCTGGCCCCTCCGCTTCCGTTGACGACGTCGACGAAGAAGTCACCGACACCGAGTGGTTCTTCCTCGTGTCGATGACTCAGTCCTTCGTCAACGGAAGCGGCCTCCCGGGTCAGGCTTTTTTTAACTCGAGCCCGGTCTGGGTTGCCGGGCCGGACCGGCTGTCCGAGTCGGTCTGCGAACGGGCCCACCAGGGGCAGATGTTCGGGCTCCAGACTCTGGTCTGCATACCGTCCGCAAATGGCGTCGTTGAGCTCGCCTCCACGGAGGTGATTTTCCAGAACCCTGATCTGATGAACAAGGTGCGCGATTTGTTCAACTTCAACAACAACCCTGAAACTGGTTCCTGGGCGTTGAATTGCGTTGCCACCACCGATCAGGGGGAGAACGACCCTTCCTCACTCTGGCTCAACCCTGAAATCAGAGACTCCTCTACCGTTGCGCCGCCGAATTCAACGGTTAACAAGACTCTGCAGTTCGAAACCCCTGGTTCCAGTACCTTAACCGATACCCCTAGTGCTGCTGCTGTTCATGTACCTAAATCTAATGGCCAGGGTTTCTTCTCGAGGGAATTGAACTTTTCGAATTCATTGAAGCCTGAATCTGGTGAAATTCTGAGCTTTGGAGAGAGCAAGAAGAGCTCTTACAACGGGAGTTTCTTTCCCGGTGTTGTTGCAATTGAGGAGAACAACAAGAAGAGGTCTCCCGTTTCTCGGAGCAGCATTGACGATGGGATGCTGTCCTTCACATCCCTGCCGGCTGCAAATATAAAATCTGGTAGTGGTGGTGCCGGTGCCGGTGGTGGTGATTCGGATCACTCGGATCTGGAAGCTTCCATGGTGAAACAGGCAGACAGCAGAGTGATGGAGCCGGAGAAACGGCCTCGGAAGAGGGGGCGAAAGCCGGCCAACGGCAGAGAGGAGCCGCTGAATCACGTGGAAGCCGAGAGACAAAGGAGAGAAAAGCTGAATCAAAGATTCTATGCTCTACGAGCTGTAGTTCCAAATGTATCCAAGATGGACAAGGCATCGTTGTTAGGTGACGCCATATCGTACATAAATGAGCTGAAATTGAAGCTCAACGGGCTGGATTCAGAGAAAGGGGAATTGGAGAAGCAATTGGATTCAGCCAAGAAGGAACTTGAGCTCGCGACCAAAaaccctcctcctcctccaccaccaccacctggACTACCTCCATCTAATAACGAAGAAGCAAAGAAGACAACGACCAAGCTCGCTGATTTGGAGATAGAGGTGAAGATAATTGGTTGGGATGCGATGATAAGAATCCAATGCAGCAAGAAGAACCACCCTGCAGCAAGGTTGATGGCAGCATTGAAGGACCTGGACTTGGAAGTGCATCACGCAAGCGTGTCCGTGGTGAATGATTTAATGATCCAACAAGCCACGGTGAACATGGGAAACAAGTTTTACACGCAGGAGCAGCTTCTGTCGGCACTCTCGTCCAAAGTTGGCGATGAACAACGATAG